The following are encoded together in the Panicum virgatum strain AP13 chromosome 6K, P.virgatum_v5, whole genome shotgun sequence genome:
- the LOC120713753 gene encoding rab GTPase-activating protein 22-like — protein MKALRRSSTSSSSAAAAPSPRAPSSPRSYSWIHRRSLLVTASASSAASSLVASGNRAAEGSDSAPAPVAAASSSPSLAPSSPNVDRGGIKSPWSRRKRKRALSCQHWNRLFSSNGKLRDGGRKFLKKVRSGGIEPGIRAEVWPFLLGVYDLNSSEEDRNAIKMKKGKEYEKLRRQCHRILNCYKGNGLNAINEFMTEEFSDGVEGSESPHSEGVSKRACVLPKELKYLGSKAEEPENSNWASVEGMDEDTSELTYVDQCIAESESSDSESSYEEDPDRTPVSTNLEENCDPKPKFVRSASSKSEIFISDKTPEDFTTWQRIIRVDAIRANTEWALFARNQAEVSKEKALQSAISVGLKDYDHLEPYMIYHAARLVALLEAYALYDPEIGYCQGMSDLLSPIIAVMEEDQEAFWCFVGFMRKARHNFRLDEVGIRRQLKTVSQIIKRKDSHLYRHLQKLQAEDCFFLYRMVVVLFRRELTFEQTVCLWEVMWADQAAIRAGIGRSTWGRIRLHAPPTDDLLLYAIAACVLQRRKLIIEKYSSMDEILRECNSMAGQLDVWKLLDDAHHLVVNLHDKI, from the exons ATGAAGGCCCTGCGGCGatccagcacctcctcctcctcggcggcggcggcgccgtcgccgagggCGCCTTCGTCTCCGCGGTCGTACTCGTGGATCCACCGCCGGTCCCTCCTCGTCACGGCGTCGGCCTCGTCGGCGGCGTCCTCTCTGGTGGCCTCCGGGAATCGGGCAGCGGAGGGTTCGGattcggcgccggcgccagtgGCGGCAGCTTCTTCGTCGCCCTCGCTGGCGCCCTCCTCCCCGAACGTGGACCG GGGTGGAATTAAATCTCCATGGTctcgaagaaaaagaaaacgagcACTTTCTTGTCAACACTGGAACCGCCTATTTTCATCAAACGGGAAGCTTCGTGATGGGGGAAGAAAGTTTCTAAAGAAAGTTCGCAGTGGG GGAATTGAACCAGGCATCCGGGCTGAAGTTTGGCCATTTCTACTTGGAGT TTATGATTTGAACAGTTCTGAAGAGGACAGGAATGCCATCAAGATGAAGAAAGG GAAAGAATATGAAAAGCTGAGACGACAGTGCCATCGCATTCTAAATTGTTACAAAGGAAATGGGCTGAATGCTATAAATGAGTTCATGACTGAGGAGTTTTCTGATGGGGTGGAAGGATCAGAATCACCTCATTCTGAAGGTGTCAGTAAGAGGGCTTGCGTGTTGCCCAAAGAATTGAAATATTTAGGCAGCAAGGCAGAAGAACCAGAGAATTCTAACTGGGCTTCTGTGGAAGGCATGGATGAAGATACAAGTGAGTTAACTTACGTTGATCAATGTATTGCAGAATCAGAATCTTCCGACTCTGAGTCTTCCTATGAAGAGGACCCTGACAGAACACCCGTCTCTACCAATTTGGAAGAGAACTGTGATCCCAAACCAAAATTTGTCCGGAGCGCATCGTCTAAGTCAGAAATTTTTATATCTGACAAAACTCCAGAGGATTTTACCACATGGCAGCGCATTATACGTGTAGATGCTATTCGAGCAAATACAGAGTGGGCCCTATTTGCCCGTAATCAGGCTGAAGTTTCTAAAGAAAAAGCACTGCAGTCTGCAATATCAGTCGGGCTGAAAGATTATGACCATTTGGAGCCTTACATGATTTATCATGCTGCACGATTAGTTGCATTGCTTGAGGCATATGCGCTCTATGATCCAGAGATTGGGTACTGTCAAGGAATGAGTGATCTCTTGTCACCAATAATTGCAGTGATGGAGGAAGATCAAGAAGCATTTTGGTGCTTTGTAGGTTTCATGAGGAAAGCGAGGCACAACTTCAGGCTTGATGAGGTTGGAATAAGAAGACAGCTGAAAACCGTCTCGCAGATCATCAAGCGCAAAGACTCGCACCTCTACAGGCACCTGCAGAAGCTTCAGGCCGAAGACTGCTTCTTTCTGTACCGAATGGTGGTGGTTCTCTTCAGGAGGGAGCTCACTTTTGAGCAGACTGTGTGTCTATGGGAGGTCATGTGGGCTGACCAGGCCGCAATTCGGGCTGGGATTGGAAGGTCCACTTGGGGAAGGATAAGGCTTCATGCTCCACCTACTGATGACTTGTTGCTCTACGCTATCGCTGCATGTGTCTTGCAGAGGAGAAAGCTGATCATTGAGAAGTACAGCAGCATGGATGAGATATTGCGGGAGTGCAATAGCATGGCCGGGCAGCTGGATGTCTGGAAGCTCCTAGATGATGCGCATCACTTGGTGGTTAACCTTCATGACAAAATATGA